The Halorubrum salinarum genome segment ACGCGACTGGACGGGTGACGCCGTCGGGCCCGAGAGCCACATCCCCCACGAGACTCGCCGGGCCCGCCGGAAGGAGAACGTGGAGATCGAGCGCAACGGGCGCAAGGTCACCATCGACATCGTCGACACTCCCGGGGTGACGACGAAGGTCGACTACAAGGAGTTCCTCGACCACGACATGGAGAAGGACGACGCCGTCCGCCGGTCGCGCGAGGCGACCGAGGGCGTCGCGGAGGCGATGCACTGGCTCCGCGAGGACGTCGACGGCGTCATCTACGTGCTCGACTCCACCACCGACCCGTTCACGCAGGTGAACACGATGCTGATCGGGATCATCGAGTCGCAGGACCTGCCGGCGCTCATCCTCGCGAACAAGACGGACCTGGAGGGGTCGGACGTCCAGCAGATCGCGAACGCCTTCCCGCAACACGAGACGATTCCGCTGTCCGCGCTGGAGGGCGACAACATGGACGAAGTGTACACCAAGATCGCGGAGTACTTCGGCTAATGGCCGGTCCGAAAGCCAACGTCGACGCCGCGGACGACCCGGACGACGGCGACGACGGCGTCCGGATCGACATGATAAGCGGCGCGCGGATGGAGGGGCTCACCGGGATGGAGAAGATCCGGCTCATCCTCGACGGCGTCCGCGACGGCAACATCGTCATCCTCGAGGAGGGGCTCTCCCCGGACGAGGAGTCGAAGCTCATCGAGGTGACGATGACCGAGATCAGCCCCGACGACTTCACCGGCATCGAGATAGAGACGTACCCGAAGGCCGAGGCGGGCGACCAGAGCTTCCTCGACAAGCTGATGGGCCGCGAGTCGACCCAGAAGCTCACCGTCATCGGCCCGGCGAACCGCATCGAGACCCTCCACAAAGACGAGAACCTCATCAGCACGCTCGTCTCCCGCAAGTAGATGCCCCATCAGTGTACCTCCTGCGGGCGGACGTTCCCCGACGGTTCCAAGGAGATGCTGTCGGGCTGTCCCGACTGCGGCGGGAACAAGTTCCAGTTCAAGCCCGCCGGAGCCGCGTCCGACGCCGGCGCCGACGAGGGCGGCCGGGCGTCCGAGTCCGCGCCCGACCCGTCCGACCGGACGGCCCCGAGCCCGGACGACTCGCCAGCGGCGACGCCCGACGAGCCCGCGGCCGACCGCCGCCCGACCGAGCCCGCGGACGCGGCGCCGAGCGACGCCTCCGCGAGCGCCGACGCCCCGGGCGAGTCCGACGGCACCGAACAGATCGCGGACCGGAGCGACGAGGACACCGCGCAGGCGAGCGCCCGCTCGGAGGTGGTGTCGCCGGACGAACTCGACCGCGCGAGCCGCGACGTCGAGCCCGCGGAGACACCGGCGGCGGAGGAGCCCCAGCCCGGTATCGACGCGCTCCGCGACGAACTGAACGACCAGTTCGAGAGCATCCGCATCGTCAGCCCCGGACAGTACGAGCTCAACCTGATGGAGCTGTACGACAGACAGGAGTACATCATCTCCCTCCAGGAGGACGGCCGGTACGTCATCGAGATGCCCGACGCGTGGGGCATCCAGGACGAGTAGCGACCTCCCCGCCCCGCCCCCGCAGTCCCCGCCCCCGCAGTCCCGGACCCTGACCCCACGGCCCCCGACTCCCCGCCTCCGACTCCCCGGTCCCTCGGTTCCGCGGTCGCCGCGCCGCGTTCCGCGACCCCCTTCCCCGTCGCTCGACGCCGCCCGGATCTCCGGTGATCGTTCGTTTCGCTTTCCCGGCGTCTCCCCCGTCCTTTCGTGCGGTTCTGCGATTCGGGCGACCCTTGTCGAAGAGGATACTGTTATCCGGCTTCCTCCGCTACGCAGTGGCATGTTTACCGATCGCCGCCGACCGGGCCGGGACTCCGGCTCCGGTTCGGGCCGCGCCGTCCCGCTCGCCCGCCGCCGACCGCACCCCCGACACCGAGCGCCTCGCGCTCCCGACGAGGTAGCCGCATGCGCGTAGTCGCGAAGTTCGGCGGCACGAGCCTCGGGAGCGGCGACCGGATCGAACGCGCGGCCGACTCGGTCGCGAGCGCGGTCGCCGCCGGCCACGAGATCGCGGTCGTCGCGAGCGCGATGGGGTCGACCACCGACGACCTCCTCGACGACATCACCTTCGAGACGGACGACGCCGACCGCGCCGAGATCGTCTCGATGGGCGAGCGCACCAGCGTCCGGATGCTGAAGGCGGCGCTGTCGGTCCGCGACGTCGACGCCGTCTTCCTCGAACCCGGCCATCCTGACTGGCCGGTCATCACGGACGAGCTCGGCGAGGTCGACGTGGCGGAGACGAAGAAGCGCGCGCGGAAGGTCGCCGCCGAGATGGACGGCGTCGTCCCGATCATCACCGGGTTCCTCGCCGAGGACCACGACGGCAACGTCACCACGCTCGGGCGCGGCGGGTCGGACACGACCGCGGTGATGCTCGGCAACTACATGGACGCCGACGAGGTCGTGATCGTCACCGACGTGGAGGGCGTGATGACGGGCGACCCGCGCGTCGTCGAGGGCGCGCGCAACGTCGGGCAGATCACCGTCGACGAGCTTCGAAACCTCTCGTTCCGCGGGGCCGAGGTCGTCGCGCCATCCGCGCTCTCGTACAAGGACGAGGACCTCGCCGTCCGGGTCGTCCACTACCAGCACGGCGACCTCCTCCGCGGGGGCACCCGGATCGAGGGCGAGTTCGAGAGCCTGATCGACATGCGCGAGGAGCCGCTGGCGTGTCTCACCATCGCCGGCCGGGCGATCCGCAACCGACCCGGGATCCTCTCGGAGCTGGCGAACGCGCTCCGCGCCGAGGAGATCAACATCGACGCGGTCGCCTCCGGCATGGACTCGGTCACCTTCTACGTCGACGTCGAGGTCGCTGAGACCGCCGAGGCGCTGCTCCACGAGGCGGTCGTCACCGACGAGGCGCTCTCCTCGGTCACCGTCGCCGACCCCATCGCCGTGATCCGCGTCACGGGCGGCGAGCTCCCGAACCAGTCCGGCGTCATCCAGGACATCATCGCGCCCATCGCGGACGCCGGGATCAACATCATCGACCTGATCACCAGCGCCACCTCCGTCGCGGTGTTCGTCGACTGGGACGACCGCGAGGAGGCGCTCGAAATCGTCCAACAGCGGTTCGACTGACCGGAGCGCTCCGGCCCGACCTCCCCGGCCTTCAGCCGCTCTCCTCCGGATCGAACCGGTACCGCGTCGTCGTCGCGCCGTCGATCCGCGGTCCCGAGCCGACCGCCTCGAACCCGACCGCCTCCGCCGCGTCGGCCGCGGTCCCGTCGGCGGGCAGGACGGCCTCGACGGTCATCCCCTCCCGG includes the following:
- a CDS encoding Era-like GTP-binding protein — its product is MGLLTNLRDSISRVTDGLFAADEPKRIGIYGPPNAGKTTLANRIARDWTGDAVGPESHIPHETRRARRKENVEIERNGRKVTIDIVDTPGVTTKVDYKEFLDHDMEKDDAVRRSREATEGVAEAMHWLREDVDGVIYVLDSTTDPFTQVNTMLIGIIESQDLPALILANKTDLEGSDVQQIANAFPQHETIPLSALEGDNMDEVYTKIAEYFG
- a CDS encoding DUF2073 domain-containing protein, with the protein product MAGPKANVDAADDPDDGDDGVRIDMISGARMEGLTGMEKIRLILDGVRDGNIVILEEGLSPDEESKLIEVTMTEISPDDFTGIEIETYPKAEAGDQSFLDKLMGRESTQKLTVIGPANRIETLHKDENLISTLVSRK
- a CDS encoding OapC/ArvC family zinc-ribbon domain-containing protein, translating into MPHQCTSCGRTFPDGSKEMLSGCPDCGGNKFQFKPAGAASDAGADEGGRASESAPDPSDRTAPSPDDSPAATPDEPAADRRPTEPADAAPSDASASADAPGESDGTEQIADRSDEDTAQASARSEVVSPDELDRASRDVEPAETPAAEEPQPGIDALRDELNDQFESIRIVSPGQYELNLMELYDRQEYIISLQEDGRYVIEMPDAWGIQDE
- a CDS encoding aspartate kinase → MRVVAKFGGTSLGSGDRIERAADSVASAVAAGHEIAVVASAMGSTTDDLLDDITFETDDADRAEIVSMGERTSVRMLKAALSVRDVDAVFLEPGHPDWPVITDELGEVDVAETKKRARKVAAEMDGVVPIITGFLAEDHDGNVTTLGRGGSDTTAVMLGNYMDADEVVIVTDVEGVMTGDPRVVEGARNVGQITVDELRNLSFRGAEVVAPSALSYKDEDLAVRVVHYQHGDLLRGGTRIEGEFESLIDMREEPLACLTIAGRAIRNRPGILSELANALRAEEINIDAVASGMDSVTFYVDVEVAETAEALLHEAVVTDEALSSVTVADPIAVIRVTGGELPNQSGVIQDIIAPIADAGINIIDLITSATSVAVFVDWDDREEALEIVQQRFD